Proteins encoded together in one Thermococcus barophilus MP window:
- a CDS encoding radical SAM protein has protein sequence MIKIKLPHSYFEDLGESVRLVWRNTLYADFEKKILAKVIKKKYRVRPEITAEKGYLIIDNIDDPDVEKFVEFFISNNLGAFLKSRYTRREVIYIHEGMNVPLLGYNAFGLIDRGTNLIQVRGSSGCNLSCIFCSVDEGPYSRTRRIDYVVDIDYLMKWFDEVARFKGKGLEAHLDGQGEPLLYPFIVELVQALKEHPNVDVVSMQSNGVLLNDKLVEELAEAGLDRINLSVHSLDPEKAKMLMGMKNYDLNHVLEMAEALVNAGIDVLLAPVIIFGVNDNEAEAFIEFARKIGAGKRWPALGFQNYMPYKFGRNPAIARLVPFKKFYEWLRELEKKTGMKPLVLRPEHFGMHRRKFIPLAFRTGEVVKAEVVLPGRIEGEMLAVARNRLIEVINTNARVGDKIRVKIVRTRHGIYVGTPVK, from the coding sequence ATGATCAAAATTAAGCTTCCCCACTCATATTTTGAAGATTTGGGAGAAAGCGTGAGGTTAGTCTGGAGAAACACTCTTTATGCAGATTTTGAGAAGAAGATCCTTGCAAAGGTTATAAAAAAGAAATACAGAGTTAGACCGGAAATTACAGCCGAGAAGGGTTATCTCATCATTGATAACATTGATGACCCAGACGTTGAAAAATTTGTTGAATTTTTTATCTCAAACAATCTTGGGGCATTTCTCAAAAGTCGATATACACGAAGAGAGGTAATTTATATTCATGAAGGAATGAATGTCCCATTGCTGGGATATAATGCATTTGGGCTGATAGACAGGGGAACAAACCTTATCCAAGTAAGGGGCTCGAGTGGATGCAATCTGTCATGCATTTTCTGCTCGGTTGATGAGGGTCCTTACTCCAGAACCAGAAGGATCGATTATGTTGTTGATATTGACTACCTCATGAAGTGGTTTGATGAAGTTGCAAGGTTTAAGGGCAAGGGTCTTGAGGCACACTTAGATGGACAAGGTGAACCCTTGCTCTATCCATTCATAGTTGAGCTTGTGCAGGCATTGAAGGAGCATCCAAATGTTGATGTCGTATCAATGCAGAGCAATGGTGTTCTTTTGAATGACAAGTTAGTTGAGGAGTTAGCTGAGGCTGGATTAGACAGGATAAATCTTTCGGTGCACTCCCTTGATCCCGAAAAGGCAAAGATGCTCATGGGAATGAAAAATTACGATCTGAATCATGTTTTAGAGATGGCAGAGGCTTTGGTAAATGCTGGAATTGATGTACTCCTTGCCCCAGTGATTATCTTTGGAGTGAATGACAACGAAGCCGAGGCATTCATAGAGTTTGCGAGAAAGATTGGGGCTGGAAAGAGATGGCCTGCGTTGGGTTTTCAGAACTATATGCCTTATAAGTTTGGCAGAAATCCAGCAATAGCCAGGCTTGTACCGTTTAAGAAGTTTTATGAATGGTTAAGGGAGCTTGAAAAAAAGACTGGAATGAAGCCCCTTGTCCTGAGACCAGAGCACTTTGGAATGCATAGGAGAAAATTTATTCCTTTGGCATTTAGAACAGGGGAAGTGGTAAAAGCCGAAGTTGTATTACCAGGGAGAATTGAGGGTGAGATGCTTGCAGTTGCAAGGAACAGGCTGATTGAGGTAATAAACACCAATGCCAGAGTAGGAGACAAGATAAGGGTTAAGATCGTGAGGACAAGACACGGGATTTATGTAGGGACGCCAGTTAAATAA
- a CDS encoding Na+/H+ antiporter subunit E has protein sequence MEEASRISRYLYTVIVLFVIWLFLTSSLDPQELIIGALFSLIVAALTYEVFTEKGLANLHPKRIAYAVAYVPYFLWAMIMANLDVAYRVLHPKRPINPGIVECKTVLRNNVGKLTLANSITLTPGTITLDVKGDRYFIHWIDVKDATVEGASENITKPFEKFLKVIFE, from the coding sequence ATGGAAGAGGCAAGCAGAATAAGCCGTTACCTATACACCGTGATTGTGCTTTTTGTGATTTGGCTTTTCCTGACGAGCAGCCTTGATCCGCAAGAATTGATAATAGGCGCATTGTTTTCCCTAATTGTGGCAGCGCTAACTTACGAAGTATTCACGGAGAAGGGTCTTGCAAATCTTCACCCTAAGAGGATTGCATATGCTGTAGCATATGTGCCCTATTTTCTTTGGGCAATGATAATGGCAAATCTGGATGTTGCCTACAGAGTGCTGCATCCAAAGAGACCAATAAACCCGGGAATTGTTGAGTGCAAAACGGTTCTAAGGAACAACGTTGGCAAGCTCACCCTGGCTAACTCGATAACCTTAACCCCAGGTACGATAACCTTGGACGTAAAAGGGGATCGCTACTTCATTCACTGGATTGATGTTAAAGATGCCACTGTTGAAGGAGCATCTGAGAATATCACAAAACCATTTGAAAAATTCTTAAAGGTGATCTTCGAATGA
- a CDS encoding dihydrodipicolinate synthase family protein: MRGVIVPLVTPFNEDYSLDFQALEEHIGYLEKVGVHGIFVNATTGEFTSLTKEERKLLAERGRELVNASFYLVGTASTNTFEVVELTKHAEDIGADYAVIAPPYYCPLNDEALFIHYSMIAERTDIPIILYNIPSCANPLSVSLIKKLALEYSNIAGVKETIDSISHVRDVIFEVKGERKDFKVFTGLDHHFLNTLILGGDGGIMACANFAPEIHLKLFKAFEDKKPEMFEYARKLAKLSQVYNLASSFGSAIKIAMQLRGFPVKPVLRPPYVIDGKETREKIKELLSLLELIP, from the coding sequence ATGAGGGGTGTAATTGTTCCATTAGTTACTCCGTTTAATGAAGACTACTCATTGGACTTCCAAGCTTTAGAGGAGCATATAGGGTATCTCGAGAAAGTGGGGGTTCATGGGATTTTTGTAAATGCAACTACGGGAGAGTTCACAAGCCTCACCAAGGAAGAAAGAAAGCTCTTAGCTGAAAGAGGGCGGGAACTTGTAAATGCATCGTTTTATCTTGTGGGAACTGCCTCGACAAACACATTTGAAGTGGTAGAGCTAACCAAACATGCTGAAGATATCGGCGCAGATTATGCAGTAATAGCCCCACCATATTACTGTCCGCTAAATGACGAGGCACTATTCATTCATTATTCAATGATAGCCGAGAGAACGGATATCCCAATAATTCTCTACAACATTCCAAGCTGTGCAAATCCTTTAAGTGTTTCATTGATAAAGAAGCTGGCTCTTGAGTACAGCAACATAGCCGGAGTTAAAGAAACAATAGACAGCATAAGTCATGTGAGAGACGTTATCTTTGAAGTCAAAGGAGAAAGAAAAGACTTCAAGGTATTTACAGGATTGGATCATCACTTCCTAAACACATTAATCCTTGGAGGCGATGGGGGCATAATGGCATGTGCAAATTTTGCTCCTGAAATCCATCTCAAGCTCTTTAAGGCATTTGAAGATAAGAAGCCAGAAATGTTTGAATACGCCAGAAAACTGGCAAAACTCTCACAAGTTTATAATTTGGCATCTTCTTTCGGTTCTGCGATAAAAATCGCAATGCAGCTTAGAGGTTTTCCAGTAAAACCAGTGCTAAGACCCCCATACGTGATAGATGGAAAAGAAACAAGAGAAAAGATAAAAGAACTGTTATCCTTACTGGAGCTTATACCTTAA
- a CDS encoding arginine--tRNA ligase, giving the protein MAYDDIKEEVKLILKEIISDMLEKEGKSWDGEILFDETPSMELGDFATTVAFQLAKVFRKAPRIIAQEIVEKTKNKLPEYISKVEVAGAGYINFFLDYEKFGKLIIEEILTKGEKYGKSNIGKGKKVVIEHTSVNPTKPLHMGHARNSILGDTMARVMRTLGYNVEVQNYIDDLGIQFAQVMWGYLNLKEEFEKIKAEIEERCIKENSIDHVLGLLYVEVHRKMEENPEVEKEVRELMKKLEEGDNEIAELGRRLAEEVVKAQMQTTYRLNIAYDLLSWESDIVRSGIFEEAYRKIEQNEHFEWAKEGKYKGAFIMKLGDLFPDMENPDMVLIRSDGTATYTGKDIAYHMWKFGLVSADMLYKIWDRIMFEKKEHETWTTARDGKPMPGKFGHADIVINVIGAEQRYPQKVVAYALKLLGYEEAYRNFHHLAYEHVVRPEGKFSGRKGTWIGFTVDEVVNEAVKRAKELVEEKNPNLSEEEKKKIAEAVGIGAIRYNMLKYSPEKIITFRWEDVLNFEGESAPYIQYAHARCASILRKAMEKGIDLRFNNLLENADFSNLDRKEKDLIKLLSRFPEIVKEVGTEIKPHLLAWYANEVAMVFNKFYMALPVLKAERGTLEERLLLVMATKQVLRNVLYLMGIEAPERM; this is encoded by the coding sequence ATGGCTTACGATGACATAAAAGAGGAGGTAAAACTAATTCTTAAGGAGATAATCAGTGATATGCTCGAAAAGGAGGGAAAAAGTTGGGATGGCGAGATATTGTTCGATGAGACGCCAAGTATGGAACTTGGTGATTTCGCAACTACAGTTGCTTTTCAGCTGGCAAAGGTTTTTAGAAAGGCTCCACGCATAATAGCCCAGGAAATCGTGGAAAAAACCAAAAACAAGCTGCCAGAATATATTTCGAAAGTTGAAGTTGCTGGAGCAGGTTATATAAACTTCTTCCTTGATTATGAAAAATTTGGAAAGCTCATCATAGAAGAAATCCTCACAAAAGGAGAAAAGTATGGAAAAAGCAATATTGGGAAAGGAAAGAAGGTTGTCATAGAACACACCTCGGTAAATCCAACCAAGCCGCTTCACATGGGACACGCGAGGAACTCGATTCTCGGAGACACTATGGCAAGGGTTATGAGAACCTTGGGTTATAACGTTGAAGTTCAGAACTACATTGATGACTTGGGAATTCAATTTGCTCAGGTAATGTGGGGATATTTAAACCTGAAAGAGGAGTTTGAAAAAATCAAAGCTGAAATTGAAGAACGGTGCATAAAAGAAAATAGTATAGACCACGTCCTTGGATTGCTTTATGTTGAGGTTCACAGAAAAATGGAAGAAAATCCTGAAGTCGAGAAAGAGGTTAGAGAACTCATGAAAAAACTTGAAGAGGGAGATAACGAAATAGCAGAACTTGGAAGGAGATTAGCAGAGGAAGTTGTTAAAGCCCAAATGCAGACAACGTACCGCCTAAATATTGCCTATGATTTGCTTTCGTGGGAAAGCGATATAGTTAGAAGTGGTATTTTCGAAGAAGCTTATAGGAAAATAGAACAAAATGAGCACTTTGAATGGGCCAAAGAGGGCAAATACAAAGGAGCGTTCATAATGAAGCTTGGCGATCTCTTCCCAGACATGGAGAATCCAGACATGGTTCTCATAAGAAGCGACGGAACAGCCACATATACTGGAAAGGATATAGCATACCACATGTGGAAATTTGGGCTTGTAAGTGCAGACATGCTTTACAAAATTTGGGATAGGATAATGTTTGAGAAGAAAGAGCACGAGACATGGACAACTGCAAGAGATGGCAAACCAATGCCTGGAAAATTTGGACATGCTGACATCGTTATAAATGTCATCGGCGCTGAACAGAGGTATCCTCAAAAAGTTGTTGCTTATGCACTCAAACTTTTGGGATATGAGGAAGCTTACAGGAACTTCCATCACTTAGCCTATGAACATGTGGTGAGACCAGAGGGGAAGTTCAGCGGAAGGAAAGGAACATGGATCGGATTCACTGTCGATGAAGTTGTGAATGAGGCTGTAAAGAGGGCAAAAGAACTTGTCGAAGAAAAGAATCCCAACTTAAGCGAAGAAGAAAAGAAGAAAATAGCAGAGGCTGTAGGAATTGGAGCAATAAGGTACAACATGCTTAAGTATTCTCCGGAAAAGATAATTACATTCCGATGGGAAGATGTACTCAACTTTGAAGGAGAGAGCGCTCCCTATATCCAGTACGCACATGCAAGATGCGCATCAATATTGAGAAAAGCCATGGAAAAGGGCATTGATCTGAGATTCAACAACCTCTTAGAAAATGCAGACTTCTCAAATCTTGACAGGAAAGAAAAAGATTTAATAAAACTGCTCTCAAGATTTCCCGAAATAGTTAAGGAAGTGGGGACTGAAATAAAACCACATCTTCTGGCATGGTATGCCAATGAAGTTGCAATGGTATTTAATAAGTTCTACATGGCACTGCCAGTGCTTAAAGCAGAGAGAGGGACACTTGAAGAGCGTTTGCTGCTGGTTATGGCAACAAAGCAGGTTCTAAGGAATGTGCTCTATTTGATGGGGATAGAAGCTCCGGAAAGAATGTAA
- a CDS encoding DUF354 domain-containing protein → MKIWIDIVNSPHAHFFKGIIKELEKRGHEILVTTREFDGLTDILDMLGIDYYVVGKHGGSTLEGKLLASAERQYKLAKLIIEEKPDLCAHKNSPEAPRIAYGLGIPTIGFVDNDTSIPVNKLMLPFTNRVIYPKAIDAYDLIRCGADANSLRPINGFPEIAHLYGFKPNTAPLKELGIEKYSYIVMRTEPIKANYFNGDAEKSILEDIIPLLPDLPIVLFPRTEEQAKRFKRFDNVIIPDHVTDSLSLLYYAKLMIGAGGTMNREALALGTPTISTYPGKLLAVTKWLISLGIKYHSTNPIEVASKAWEMVRKNGTYRNYIRSVVSTLENPVEVMIEEIETYEELGTFPPLQNSKAVTS, encoded by the coding sequence ATGAAGATATGGATTGACATTGTAAATTCGCCTCATGCTCACTTCTTCAAGGGTATAATTAAAGAGCTTGAAAAAAGGGGTCATGAAATTCTGGTTACGACGAGAGAGTTTGATGGGCTAACTGATATTCTCGACATGCTTGGGATCGACTATTATGTTGTTGGCAAGCATGGTGGATCAACTTTAGAGGGTAAGCTTCTTGCAAGCGCTGAGAGACAGTACAAGCTGGCAAAGCTTATAATTGAAGAAAAACCAGATCTCTGTGCTCATAAGAATTCTCCAGAGGCTCCAAGAATAGCTTATGGGTTGGGAATCCCAACTATTGGATTTGTGGACAATGATACCTCAATTCCTGTTAACAAGCTCATGCTACCTTTTACAAATAGGGTGATTTATCCCAAAGCTATTGATGCTTATGACTTAATTAGATGTGGTGCCGATGCGAACTCCCTGAGACCAATTAATGGATTTCCAGAAATAGCTCACTTATATGGATTCAAACCCAACACAGCGCCCTTAAAAGAGCTTGGGATTGAGAAATACAGTTATATCGTTATGAGAACTGAGCCCATAAAAGCCAACTACTTTAACGGAGATGCCGAAAAAAGCATTCTTGAGGACATCATCCCCCTTCTCCCGGATCTCCCGATAGTCTTATTCCCCAGAACAGAAGAACAGGCTAAGAGATTTAAACGGTTTGATAATGTCATAATTCCTGATCATGTAACCGACAGTTTGAGCCTTCTCTATTATGCAAAGCTCATGATAGGAGCGGGGGGAACCATGAACAGAGAAGCATTGGCACTGGGCACACCGACCATTTCAACATATCCTGGAAAGCTCTTAGCAGTTACAAAATGGCTCATAAGCTTGGGAATTAAATACCATTCAACTAACCCAATTGAAGTTGCAAGCAAGGCTTGGGAAATGGTCAGGAAAAATGGCACATACAGAAATTACATTCGCAGTGTTGTTTCAACCCTTGAGAATCCTGTTGAAGTAATGATTGAAGAAATAGAGACATATGAGGAGCTTGGAACATTTCCCCCACTGCAAAACTCAAAAGCTGTAACCAGCTAA
- a CDS encoding lipoate protein ligase C-terminal domain-containing protein, whose translation MKKIGEHKARKGLIRFEIEEKDGIAENVKITGDFFIYPENTIEELEKKLKGHKLEELEHIIDEFFAMRLDVEMPYINVEDFKIALKNALRGEHE comes from the coding sequence ATGAAGAAGATAGGAGAACACAAGGCAAGGAAGGGGCTGATAAGATTTGAAATTGAAGAAAAAGATGGTATTGCTGAGAATGTTAAAATTACGGGGGATTTCTTTATATATCCCGAAAATACTATCGAGGAGCTTGAGAAAAAACTCAAAGGGCATAAACTTGAAGAGCTTGAGCATATAATTGATGAATTTTTTGCAATGAGGCTTGATGTGGAAATGCCTTACATAAATGTTGAAGATTTCAAAATAGCATTAAAGAATGCATTGAGGGGAGAGCATGAATAA
- a CDS encoding stage II sporulation protein M → MNKKIFLALLGTFLIGVSLGVVFTVLNPQFAENLFLNLKQIFSGKLNGVPDSFTLFKLIFLNNTRVAILAAFGGVLFGVVPLGILFFNGFLVGIVMEYSYLQGESLTKILLSILPHGIVEIPAFAIAGLGGIEWYLEIIKGRGTLGDRFRRGFKTAMKMLGIAIFLLLIAALIEAYVTPSLAGYSF, encoded by the coding sequence ATGAATAAGAAAATCTTCTTGGCTCTTCTCGGAACATTTTTGATTGGAGTTTCATTGGGAGTGGTCTTTACAGTTTTAAATCCCCAGTTTGCAGAAAATCTATTCTTGAATTTAAAACAGATTTTTAGTGGCAAACTTAATGGCGTTCCAGACAGTTTTACCCTTTTTAAATTGATATTTCTAAACAATACACGAGTGGCGATTTTGGCGGCTTTTGGTGGTGTACTGTTTGGGGTCGTGCCCTTGGGGATTCTCTTCTTTAATGGCTTCTTAGTGGGAATCGTCATGGAATATTCTTATCTCCAGGGTGAAAGCTTAACAAAAATCCTGCTCTCAATTCTGCCCCATGGGATTGTTGAAATCCCTGCATTTGCAATTGCAGGTTTGGGAGGAATTGAATGGTATCTGGAGATTATTAAAGGGAGAGGAACTCTTGGTGATAGATTCAGAAGAGGATTTAAAACAGCTATGAAAATGCTTGGCATTGCTATTTTCTTGCTTTTAATTGCGGCGCTCATTGAAGCATATGTTACTCCTTCCTTAGCTGGTTACAGCTTTTGA
- the wecB gene encoding non-hydrolyzing UDP-N-acetylglucosamine 2-epimerase: protein MKPAFVFGTRPEIIKLAPVIREFEKRGIKPLLIHTGQHYDYEMSRIFLEELELNSIDYHLEVGSGTQAEQTGIAMIKIEKVLMKEKPDVTLVQGDTNTVLAGALASVKLKIPVAHVEAGLRSFDRTMPEEINRILADHASEVLFAPTEEAKKNLENEGIREGVYVVGNTIVDAVLQNSEIAERKSDVLDRFNLTPKEYILITAHRAENTDSKENLKKLVEILEALPIKAVYPMHPRTRNRLKEFGLWERVKKIENLIITQPLGYLDFLKLQKNAKIVMTDSGGVQEESIILNVPCLTLRYNTERPETVKAGGNILVGLEKDRALYYVNKLLNNKEFYEKMASAENPFGDGKAGERIVKILLELYERGELKVRSSRFI, encoded by the coding sequence TTGAAGCCAGCATTTGTCTTCGGAACACGTCCTGAGATCATAAAGCTTGCCCCGGTTATTAGAGAATTCGAGAAAAGAGGTATTAAGCCCCTCCTGATTCATACGGGACAGCATTACGACTACGAGATGAGCCGCATTTTCTTAGAGGAGCTTGAGCTTAACAGCATTGATTATCATCTTGAAGTCGGCTCTGGAACTCAGGCGGAGCAAACAGGAATTGCCATGATTAAAATCGAAAAGGTTTTGATGAAAGAGAAGCCAGATGTTACACTCGTTCAGGGAGATACGAACACGGTTTTGGCTGGAGCTTTAGCCAGCGTTAAATTGAAAATTCCCGTGGCACATGTTGAAGCTGGGCTGAGGAGCTTTGATAGGACAATGCCTGAAGAAATAAACAGAATTTTGGCGGATCATGCAAGTGAAGTCCTCTTCGCTCCAACAGAGGAAGCCAAGAAAAATTTGGAGAATGAGGGTATTAGAGAAGGCGTTTATGTTGTTGGAAACACAATAGTTGACGCAGTTCTCCAGAATTCAGAGATAGCTGAGCGAAAGAGTGATGTTCTTGATAGATTCAATCTTACACCAAAAGAGTATATCCTCATTACGGCTCACAGGGCGGAGAACACTGACAGCAAAGAAAATCTCAAAAAATTGGTTGAAATCCTTGAAGCCCTTCCAATAAAAGCAGTTTACCCAATGCATCCGAGAACAAGAAACAGGCTTAAAGAGTTTGGGCTGTGGGAGAGAGTTAAGAAAATTGAAAACCTCATAATTACCCAACCTTTAGGATATCTTGACTTTCTAAAGCTGCAGAAGAATGCCAAGATTGTAATGACGGATTCTGGCGGAGTACAGGAGGAAAGCATAATCCTAAATGTGCCCTGCTTAACTTTGCGCTATAATACGGAGAGACCCGAGACAGTTAAAGCTGGTGGCAATATTTTAGTTGGTCTTGAGAAGGATAGGGCACTGTATTATGTTAACAAGCTTTTGAATAATAAGGAATTCTACGAAAAGATGGCATCCGCAGAGAATCCCTTCGGCGATGGAAAAGCTGGGGAGAGGATTGTGAAGATTTTGCTTGAGCTTTATGAAAGGGGAGAGCTGAAAGTTAGAAGCTCGAGGTTTATTTAA
- a CDS encoding monovalent cation/H+ antiporter complex subunit F, whose translation MIGINVYLAVIVVATLLSMYRFFRGPTTVDRLVAVDIMTTITTGLMVLFALYYRRAIFLDVALVYAVLAFLGVIAFARYLEGGI comes from the coding sequence ATGATAGGAATTAACGTTTATCTTGCGGTTATAGTAGTAGCGACGCTCCTCAGTATGTACAGATTTTTTAGAGGACCGACGACAGTTGACAGACTGGTTGCTGTTGATATCATGACCACAATAACGACTGGACTAATGGTTCTGTTTGCACTTTACTACAGGAGAGCAATATTCCTTGATGTCGCACTGGTCTATGCAGTTTTAGCGTTTTTAGGTGTCATAGCATTCGCAAGATACTTGGAGGGAGGGATATGA
- a CDS encoding UDP-N-acetyl-D-mannosamine dehydrogenase, whose amino-acid sequence MRERIQNRNVEIAVIGLGYIGLPTAIMFANSGFNVTGYEIREEVVKKLNSGTAHIVEPEINKLLQEAIKSGKLRATSNPEDIKNKDVYIICVQTPLREDKTPNLEYLESAVKTVARAMKKGSMVIIESTVPPLTTVRMARLIETLTGLKAGEDFYMVHAPERVMPGRIFKELVYNSRILGGITRESADLAEILYRTFVKGQIFKTDPTTSEMVKLMENTFRDVNIALANEFAFLAHQYGINIFEAIELANTHPRVKIHIPGIGVGGHCLPKDPYLLLSSAKEDFGLIKKAREINEDMPLMAKDLLFEAFKMINLPPEEAVVTVLGLAYKGNSDDTRNSPAYVFIEAIQDDVKEVRSYDPYVSGTHETLEEAVKDSDAIVIATDHSQFKKLNWEELGKLMRNKILIDGRHVIDKPPKGFIFKGIGRGEY is encoded by the coding sequence ATGAGGGAGAGGATACAGAACAGGAACGTGGAAATCGCTGTTATTGGTTTGGGATACATAGGTCTCCCTACTGCTATAATGTTCGCAAATTCTGGATTTAACGTAACTGGGTATGAAATAAGAGAAGAGGTAGTAAAGAAGCTTAATTCCGGAACTGCACATATAGTGGAGCCTGAAATAAATAAGCTTCTTCAGGAGGCGATTAAGAGTGGGAAACTCAGGGCAACTTCAAACCCAGAGGATATAAAAAATAAAGACGTCTATATAATCTGTGTTCAAACCCCACTCAGAGAAGACAAAACACCTAATTTAGAGTATCTTGAAAGTGCTGTAAAAACAGTAGCAAGAGCTATGAAAAAAGGCTCCATGGTGATAATTGAGAGCACGGTTCCTCCCCTAACAACTGTGAGAATGGCAAGATTAATTGAGACCCTTACAGGACTTAAAGCTGGAGAGGACTTTTACATGGTTCATGCCCCGGAAAGGGTAATGCCGGGAAGGATCTTTAAGGAACTTGTATACAACTCAAGAATTCTCGGGGGAATAACCAGAGAAAGCGCCGATTTGGCTGAAATTTTGTATAGAACCTTTGTTAAAGGGCAGATTTTTAAAACAGATCCAACCACAAGTGAAATGGTAAAGCTCATGGAGAATACATTTAGGGATGTGAACATTGCACTTGCAAATGAATTCGCATTTTTGGCTCACCAGTATGGGATTAACATATTTGAAGCTATTGAGCTGGCGAACACCCATCCAAGGGTTAAAATACACATTCCTGGGATAGGCGTTGGCGGGCACTGTTTGCCGAAAGATCCATATTTATTGCTTAGTTCAGCAAAAGAGGATTTTGGACTGATTAAGAAAGCGAGAGAAATCAATGAAGACATGCCTTTGATGGCAAAAGATTTGCTGTTTGAAGCATTTAAAATGATAAACTTGCCTCCAGAGGAAGCTGTTGTAACAGTCCTTGGTTTGGCATACAAAGGGAATTCTGATGACACAAGGAATTCACCCGCATATGTGTTTATTGAAGCTATCCAAGATGATGTTAAAGAGGTTCGCTCTTATGATCCATATGTTAGCGGGACGCACGAAACCTTGGAGGAGGCAGTAAAAGATTCTGACGCAATTGTAATTGCAACTGATCATTCACAGTTTAAAAAACTCAATTGGGAGGAGCTGGGGAAGCTGATGAGAAATAAAATCCTCATTGATGGTAGGCATGTAATAGACAAGCCCCCCAAGGGCTTCATATTTAAGGGCATTGGGAGGGGCGAGTATTGA
- a CDS encoding ACT domain-containing protein yields MWGKIEHYFDEYPVRKQIAKTLLKYGLKVSDDMKIKCGNIEVPYTKIAKALDVDRRVVKETVAMILKIPELREIYTNLEPTVHMKFVGRHVGYGVIEIEPEPRAIGILAKIAGKIAERGINIIQVVAEDPELYPEATLTIITEKPIPGDLINELSKLEGVKRISIY; encoded by the coding sequence ATGTGGGGAAAGATTGAGCATTACTTTGATGAATATCCTGTTAGAAAGCAAATAGCAAAGACACTTTTGAAATACGGACTTAAGGTCTCAGACGACATGAAAATCAAATGCGGCAATATTGAAGTACCATATACAAAGATAGCGAAAGCTCTTGACGTTGACAGAAGGGTCGTTAAAGAAACTGTAGCAATGATCCTCAAGATACCAGAGCTTAGAGAAATATACACAAACTTGGAGCCAACAGTTCACATGAAATTCGTCGGCAGGCACGTGGGTTACGGAGTTATTGAAATTGAGCCAGAGCCGAGAGCTATTGGAATTCTGGCAAAAATAGCAGGCAAAATCGCAGAGAGGGGAATAAACATTATTCAAGTTGTGGCCGAAGATCCAGAACTTTATCCAGAAGCTACCTTAACTATAATCACAGAGAAGCCAATTCCAGGAGACCTTATTAACGAGCTTTCAAAACTTGAAGGAGTCAAGAGGATCTCAATATACTAA